The Gossypium hirsutum isolate 1008001.06 chromosome D02, Gossypium_hirsutum_v2.1, whole genome shotgun sequence region CAAAACATGATATCTTCTAGGATTGAAAGGTTCTAATTGACAGTGGATGAAATACTTACCGATCTTGATAGAGATTCAACGATCTAATGACTCGGATTTCATCAATTTGGAGAAGAACAGTTGATGAAGACTTGattgaatttttcaaaaattttaagagtATTTTTCAACAAAGCTTAAAGGCTTAGAAGAGTTTTGAAGTAGAGAATTTTGAGAGAAAGCTAAGGTATAAAAAGATAGAGTTAGGGTTTCAATTTGATAGAATAACAAATAGggaatttttgttaaattagaaAGAGTTGATTTGGAGAAGAGTTTGAGGGCTTATGGGCAAATAGCCCATTGgtctaaaaatcatcaaaaataagaTAGTGGCATGGATGGAATCTTGGATTGTCAAGGGAAGATTAGAAAAGCTTTAACCATTGGGCTAGTACCCACATGCATACtcaaaaaacacaaataaatacatAAACCATGTTACCTAGGTTCTATATGtgcaaaaaaattaaagagatgaaATCAAATTTATAAGACTTCAACCTAAGTTCTCAAAACTTCCTAATAGGCTTCTAACTAATAATGCTATGTTTTAATTGTAACAGGCCCAATTGGCCCGGGCCCGCACAAAATAAAGCAGGCAGTCTGTTTTTTGTAATAGTAGGCCTAAACCCATCTAAGGCCCAATTTACCCAAGCCCATTTCAGCCTAAAACcaaaaaagaaaccctagcttcTCTGCCTCAGCACCGCAGCAAACTGGCGCTGCAACCGCTCCCACACGTCGCGCCCGCCGCTCCACGCGCGTCGTGCGCATTCTCCTCCAAGCACGTACCTGCAACGAAACTCAAATAACAAGAATCAaggtattttttattattgttatttctcTAGGATTCGGCTATAAAACTGAATGGGGAAATCGGTAAATTGAAAAAGACGAAAATAGAGAAGGATACagatcaaatttatttttttcgaaGGTGTTTTTTGTTTTACTTTGTAGTGTTCATCGtttctttttgtttatatatttttttattttattttattttattttcattttatttttcctaaaacaacaaagaaaagaagaaaaaacttaCCTTTCGTCGTAGTCGCCATGCCACCGCCATTTCCATCGCAATCGGAGCTTTGGTGAAGGCATAGGGCTGAACGGTGGCGGCAGCATGGAAAAGAAACCCTAGTAGAGGGTTTCTCTGCTATCtcttaaaaaaagggaaaaaatgaatATTGGTGGAAAATTTGGTCttttataagtaaataaaatgacgtcgttttgggggggGGTTCTCTACGGCCTTAGAACGGCGACGTTTCGATCCCTATGGCttttgacccgcgcggtgacccgacctggggggaggatccgcgcgttttgggCCTAAATGGGGAATTTGCGCATATGGTCCCTCCGAGTTTtcaatcattttaatttatttttttactttttaaattgaGCCTTAAAATTTTGGCTGGCTTCCGATTTGATCCCAATAAAGCGATGCGTTTCAGAGGGCAAGGATATTTTCCCATTCGGTCCCTCTGAGTTATCCACGCCTTAAAATTGggtcctttatttattttatttacgcTTGGTCCTCTAATTTCATTTTAggttcattttagcccttactagtttagtttaagattttttttaaattatttataaaacatatatatactttttatattttaatttcaaaaacctttttttttacttcCGTAAATGTGtatatacttatatttatattttttaacatgtatattattcttcatattttttttacaaacgtatacatatatatattcatacactATTTAAAATTATTGTAAGTATATTTTCCACACTTTttatagtatatgtatatattttaaaccTTTATAAATACctgtatatatgttttatttttatttcctaacttttatatacatatatttttacattttataatacGTATaccatatatatttatcatttacaTATTATACTTTTACGATATTAGTATAGCAACTGCTATATTATATgcatacatttttttaaatattataaatacatatttcatttattttttttatatgtatgtttatatatattttttaatatatgcatatgcatatttttaaagtttatctatatatcatatatatctatttattccattgttttatatacatattgtacatatacatgtataatttagATTAAAGTATTTGTTTCATATTGTACATTAGCTTTTTAACATACCTTTTAGGAAAGATATATTTGGTTTCGTCAAAACATTAgaatcatttttttttgttcaaaggTTTTCAAGATCatgcaatattcgatatttgggattttcgagaaaattgagccctaacgtattgggttccgacttTCCTTGTTAAACCTAAATAATTGAGCatatctttttcaaaaaaacgCACGAATGTAAAAATCATTTTCGAGAATTTAACttgttgtgtcctaatgtattgggcatgacatattgctttctcgagatgaagattttcttataaaataaaaacgaTATTCAAAGTTTAGGGGTCTTGAGAAATTGTACTCTAACGTATTGAGTCTCGATTTCTTCGTCCGACTTAAACGATTGATTATCCTTTTCACATTTCAGCCTTTAAGTTTCTTTTAAAATcctttcaaacttttgacatcaagacattaaataatcaatttggtaccgattttgggcatTGCGAGGGTGTTAACCCtacctcgtgcgtaactgactcccgaacccgttttctcgaatttcgtagaaCAAAATcgttttaaggtgagccgatcacacctcaatacaaggatcggtggcgactccaatttttgtttttaaagtcgacaaatacatttttgttttcaaaaagatGGTTTTGAcattaattcttaaaaattttaagaattctaaCCCCTAATTTTTGGTATGTTAGGACTCTCccctctttaaagaaatttcaCCCTTGAAATTTTCCTACTGGTTTGCTAATTACTTAATCACAGAATCCATTATTCAACCACTATGCTTCCACTGCGCtactcttaaattttttttttttacaacctCTATCATTATAAATACacaatatcattaaaaaatatattattttgaagaTCAAACTCATATTAAAATGCCTGTTTCAAATACTTGACTAACtaactaagggtgggtttggatgggcgattgattGTAGTGCGTTTAGcctactttttgtctcacgctacaatatcattacagtatctaatctcactgccactgctgtttttacactaaccgcggGTAAACGCACCGTCCATACAAACTCACCCTAAGCTACTAATACAAATTAAAAGACAATAAAGTAAGAAAAATATAAATCCTTAAGAAAATAATAATCCAGTatccatattttctttattttaattctaaACAGGGTAGATAGTTATGTTACGAGTCTAAACAGCTAACGTTTTCATTAATCTAGTGGAGAGAAACATCAGAGGGGAAATCGCGTGGATATTTATTGACAATTTGTCTGAGTAGTTTCTCTTGCTCGATAAGGTTAGATGGAGGAAGATCGTAAACATCCGTGAACAACTCCGTAAGTGGTGGCTTCTCCATTCCCTCCGCCACTTGAATCGCTTTCAATAGCTGCATTGAAAAAATTTCTCAAATTATTTACATTTGCATACACCATTTTCTTCTCAACATATATGTATAAACTTGCCTGTTTCTTTATGCTACTTCGGAGATCAGCTTCATCCCTTTCACTCCACCAACCATTGAGTTcaacccattttctaaatttatttaccGGGTCTCGATCCGTTTTCCAGTGCTCGATTTCATTGAgagaacgatatttggtcgaatcgTCGGATGTGGAATGGTGTCCAACTCTATATGCAAGAGACTGCgacatttattaaaaatttattatttggtACATTGACGGACATTCATTTAACCAGATATGAAGTTACCTCAACTAGGACCGGTCGTTGCTCATTTATAGCCATACTACGAGCCGCACGAATGGCGCTATAAACAGCAAGTGCATCAGTACCGTCGACTCGAATGCTTGGGATTCCATAAGCTTGGCCCTTAACAACAACACCGTCGCCTGCCAAAACAGGACCGATTTCGTTTCGTCAAGTCTACGGTTCAAGTAATGTTTATGTGAAAACAACTGATGAAAACATACTTCGAAATTGATCTGATGTTGGTGTACTAATGGCCCAGCCATTGTTGCGACAAACAAAAATAACCGGGGCTTCCATCACTGCTGCAAAGTTCAAACCAGCATGAAAATCTCCCTGAAGAAAAAGGGCAGTTCATAATTAATAACAATTGTGAGAAAATGATAAAAAACAACATAAGGATCAAGCCTTAAAACCTCGCTGGTACCGCCATCACCGATAAAGGCGACAACGCAAGCGTCTTTCTTATCCATCTTAAGAGAGTATGCCATGCCTGCAGCTTGAGGAAGCTGAGTTCTGTCAACCACAAATCCAACCAAACACTCAGACATGAAAACCAGTGGTGGAAATTTCATTGTATCTATTCGTAGTTCGAAAACCGAGCAATCTTACGCAATCGGGGATGAAACAGTGACGAAGTTGTGCTTGCTTGAACCGTAATGAACTGGCATCTGCCTACCTTTCCCACCATCATCCTTGTTCCCAAAGCATTGGTTGACAAATTCTTGCAATGTGAAACCACGCCACAGAAGAGCTCCTGGTTCCCGATACTGAGGCAAGATAATATCATCTTTGGTAAGTGCAGCAGCGGATGATATGGTAGCCGCTTCTTCACCAAATGATGTCATATAGAACGATATTCGCCCTTGCCTTTGTGCTTCATACATGAAAGTATCCATAATTTGCAGACAAACCATGTCACTGTACATTTTCACTGCCAAttctttgttaacctatccatttcattttcacatcaatttcataaatattgAATTTGTCAGAAATCTTGAATGCAATTGTAATAAGTGTACTAAACATATCGTGTTAATTGGGTCTACCTTTTCAAAATCACTACCATCTTTGATTAGCTCTCCATCATCACCAAGAACTCGATAGCAAGGTATTCTTTTATCATAAGACCCTGAAATGAATTTCATTTCTGAAGTATATGCAACTTTTCCTCCTGGAAAATCTAAATCCTGCCCACGTTTAAGATAATAAGAATTGTTTAAAGTAAATgtaaccatatatatatttaaaaaaactctTAAACAATAATTCAATAATCATGCACTGTCGAATTTTGGGATTAAATTTTGGAAGgcttactaaaattttaaaaagttttaggagtctaattagaatttttttgaaaaaaaattaggggcttgattaaaattttttgaggttaatgaaaattttctaaaattttaagagagtttaattaaaattttttaaaaaatgaaaaaatataataaaaaatgaaaattttttgaggcatagttaaaaaaattttaaaatttccaaaaaaaaaaaaaatcaatatttttcaaaattttgggggCGAGTCCCCCGTAAGTATTTGCCTCTGTGTgtaaggcattaccaaacttttgCAATTCATGGAGTGTaggaactttttttttttttaattaactagcATCTTATTTGGATTGAAACAATTATCGAAAaactaaatttcttttttaaatgtattatttcatatattttttataaaaaaaccgtAATTTATTAAGGTCTATTGAGTTGATAATTTTAGTATACGTGCAACTTTACATTTATAAATCTAGATTAAAGCTGTTTATAGGTCAAGTTAAACTAGGTTTGTGTTTATCATATACAATGTATTAATACTATTTATAGTTGCCTAAGTGGTTGGTCcaaaataagtatattaaattttgtcaaaatttgttcatattaaaaaatggtttattcaaacatatttaagctttcttatattatttttattttaacatatataattatttttatttaatagttagtaatgatatatattttttcttttattaaactaaatatatacaacttaacatattttttaatatttacattatagtatagtatatttaattttcttatgatataaattacataatatataaaacaaaaaaatatatatatcataaacttgaAAGCGGACAAGACCAAGCTCGGATTGGACTTTGAATAATTAAACTTAAgtttgactcatattttaaataaatttatttttttaaaatgtttttttataccTTACAAATTTTGAATGACTTTTGagctgatcaaataaataatGCGTCACCAAATCTAATctcaattatataaatttatatggatgatatggcattctcaatcacatggatttatataaaaacatatacttTTCTTGGTTTCTCGCCCATTTTCTAGTAAAACCTTGGTCTCTCTCCTCTCTGCATTAAAAATTACCAAAACCATAAATTATCCAAATCCAAAATGTAATGGTTATCTATAGTTTCAACATCAATCGTCACCATTAATGAGCACTGCTTGACCGCGTCCGATCAACTCCAAAAATCAACATAATGCTCTCCTCACCTCTTCTTCCCGCTCATCGTAATTGATTTATCAAAACCTTTTTATGAAACTTAAATTTTTCGGCCCTGACACTTCACTACCACACAGTAGTACTAAATCTACATATCAAACTCTGGTCTTGGATATAGATGAACTTACTTCAACCAATACTCAAGTCGAGACGGATGGATATAGTTCACATGTTGAGAAGGCTGCGACTGTAGGGTAGGTCTGCATGCAGATGCAGCACCTAAGTTTAATCCTAATCCTAAACTAGGGTGGGCTCACAAGGAGGGTTTTGTTCCTAGATATGTAGAGAGGAAAATGTCCTAGAAAAGAAATTCTCTTGCGTGGTGGAAGTAATAATGTCTCCAAACTGAATAATTGCGAATCAAGAAGGGATGAAGTTGGTTTTAATACGAAAAATTCCAAAAAGTGACATGGCTTGGATCCGTTATTATGCAGTATGGTCCATTTTTAGCCTATGGTGTAGGGCAGCTACTAATTTGGGCATACCTGCTGTTTCTAGCTCCAATCTGGTTCATTTTTTCTGACTGATGAGGGCCGTTTTGaggttaaaaaataaaagggtccaaaaattgtttatttcattaataaaaaaaataattaaaagataaaaatatctttaaaataatatttattttagataaaaagattcttaaatattatttgttcTTTGGTATAAATAATAGATTTTTAGTAGGATAATTATCCTGGCCAATATTAATGGTGTAAAAAACTCAACAAGTAGATCTAAACTAAtgccaaatatttttttaattattattttattatactttaaaaaCAAACGACATCAATCTAGACAGAATTTTTTTACTCCagtaacaatatataaaataattatctttttttaataaattcacaattaaattGAGGTTGGATTAATTCATCATATAGTTAagtaaaattcttaaataataatagtatgaatagatatttttttcttacttgaatataaaaaatattttttttgatgcattaaaataaaaaattatgatttattgTGATAAGCATCACGCCATATCCACTTataattgggtttttttttgtatatttgaatccttatactttttgtatatttatgttttaaaattcagGTTCAATTGTTAACTCCGTCCAATTTTTGTAATAAATTCacttatatgatattttaaaataaaaaagatactcAATTAATTGTCATGTTTAACATTACACATTAGACCAAAATTCgtgcttaattttgaattttgtcctttttattactagtaactaattttaaaataaaaaatagagaatGATTTTTTGGAAAACATTGATGTTGATGTTGATGTTATCATTAATGATTTTGCATCTCAAAATGCTCGTAGAAcccatttttatgattttttgtgtttttgtagtTGATGACATAAGAGtagattgaatgaaaaatgtttttttttttgttagaaaaACATATTATTTGCTTAATGTcataaaatgtattattttaatgaaattactagtatatcattttattttattatattacattttataaatttttaaaagggtctgatttattattttacctaGGATCCAAAAATATCAAGAACGAGTCTGATTTTAACAACAACATTTTGTCATCATTATCCTTGAAAAGGATATAAGTATAGTTGACGTAGCTGAAAGTATAATgcaaatttttagaaaaacttaaaaaatatattattttatctattctttattaattttatattttaatgtctattatctaatgttatatatttaaattttaatgtataaattacattataaaaaattaagattaaaacatgttataagTCATTGTAttctttgtaaatttaaaatttagtcgtacttttatttctaatattttagtCTCTTTACTAAATATttaggtccaattgttaacactaataagattattttgttaaattatggTTCATTACaccattatttttttagttatattgctATCATATGagtgtttcttttattttaaaatgttacaccCAGGGGCGATGGTAGAAATGTATTTTAGGGGGAGccgagattaaattttaatttttaagatagtaaaaatacaatttcaccatttgaatagcctatatctttataatttttaaaggattaaatcaaaattttatcatttttagggggacAAAGTATAATTCtccaacaaaaaaataaaaaaaataaaattgagttgagttaaatatatttattaatcatACGTAACTATAAAATTACATTGGTTAATTCTCCAACCAAAAAAATCAATTCTATACATTATAAAATCATATTCGGAAAATCTAATGAATGGAGGAGACAGTTAAGGATGtgttgaaaatttaatggttTGTTGAATGACTTTGGTAGTTCTCTTGCTGGGATTAATAAAAGTATGAGTTTgggcataaaaataaaaatagtaagtaGGTACCTGATCACCGTCGTCGTCTTCGACTTGTTTTTGAGGTAGGGAGGATTTGAAACGCTGAACCAAGAAAAGGGAAGCCATAGTATTAACGCATGGCCATGAACGTGGGACTAAAGCTGAAGCAACTCCAGGTTGTAAGGGATATCTCCACCACCCTCCTTTCATTTCACCTGCTTTGCCCCTCAGTTCCACCTTTGAAAGTGCCTTGATATGATGAACCATGCCACTTGATCTTCTTCCCCAACTCGCCATACTAATTCCAACAagctcttctttttctttattttctgttataattttatatgtttaaggGCTAATCTGAAAGAAAAATGGTGTTTAGAGAGAGATGGATAAATTTAGAAATGAgtgaaagcaaaattttgtgTAATGTAGACCTCCATAAAAATACAATACCAACACCACATGTTTAAATACaagtaaattaaatatatgatgaCTGATTAAAGGTGATCATGTAAATTTAGTTTAACACGtttatatttatacaaaattacaAGGGATTTTCCATTTTTCTGAATTAGCTCACAATTAATAAGGTAGCTAGTTGTTTGGGGGACTAGTGTGATAGTTGTCATTGATAGAGAAGGTTACCTAATTAACTCTTTTTGGTCCTTTGTTATTGCataattaattaactagttatAGTCTCAACACAATTTGGGGTTATGTCTGTGGAAGGGGTAATTtcaatttatagattttggcCAAACAAATCCTTACATTCCTCCTTTCATTGTCCCAATATTTCTTTACAGCTACACATGATTAGTAGCAATCTATAACTATTTTAATTCATACTGAATGCTAACAAGTTTagttttactttaattattaaaacagCACACAGGATTTcaagttttaagaaaaaaaaataacaccTCTAACTTCAAGGATTATGGGATATCATAAGTTGATTTTAACCTATTTAATCAACGCATTCAATCAAGTTGGTTCTAATTAACTATACTTATCTTGGTTCAATCAATTCTAAACTACTATGGGCTACAGTACCTAAGCTTCTATATTGTCACACTGCTTAGATTAGGTAATGACGATCTTGGAATGAAAATTGGCTTAACTTTCCCCACCGCCGTACCGGCAGCCGACCTGATTGCTTTACGAGGCACACACATCAACTAACAAATTCAAGACTCAAATAAATGAGAGAATTCCATAAACCAACTTAATTTTCATAATATGACTGAGTTCTCATTATTTTTATGtcatcattttaataattctttttcagAGCTTGCAAACAGATTCATTAAAACATTGGATTGTTTTTGGCTAGACCCATTTTTAGCATTGGGATTATTGATCATTAAATGTAAACAAATCAATTGATAACTAATCAAATCCTTTAAATATAGACATGGATGAAAAGAGAGTTGTTTAGCAATTTGTTTGCAAGATAAAGGCACCATCACGGGAATACTAAAAGAAAGAGAATCCAAATGCAAGAAGTGAATCAAACATAAAGGAGATAGAAAGGGAATCCAAATGGGCTCCGCCATTGTTGGGGGTTTTCAA contains the following coding sequences:
- the LOC107910399 gene encoding 2-oxoisovalerate dehydrogenase subunit alpha 1, mitochondrial encodes the protein MASWGRRSSGMVHHIKALSKVELRGKAGEMKGGWWRYPLQPGVASALVPRSWPCVNTMASLFLVQRFKSSLPQKQVEDDDGDQDLDFPGGKVAYTSEMKFISGSYDKRIPCYRVLGDDGELIKDGSDFEKVNKELAVKMYSDMVCLQIMDTFMYEAQRQGRISFYMTSFGEEAATISSAAALTKDDIILPQYREPGALLWRGFTLQEFVNQCFGNKDDGGKGRQMPVHYGSSKHNFVTVSSPIATQLPQAAGMAYSLKMDKKDACVVAFIGDGGTSEGDFHAGLNFAAVMEAPVIFVCRNNGWAISTPTSDQFRSDGVVVKGQAYGIPSIRVDGTDALAVYSAIRAARSMAINEQRPVLVESLAYRVGHHSTSDDSTKYRSLNEIEHWKTDRDPVNKFRKWVELNGWWSERDEADLRSSIKKQLLKAIQVAEGMEKPPLTELFTDVYDLPPSNLIEQEKLLRQIVNKYPRDFPSDVSLH